The window TCGTTAATGGAGAGGCATCACCAGAAAGTAGTAAAACTCGTACCCTCTGAAGTAATCTCGACCTTTCTAAATGCTTTTCCTGCATATACCGGTTTCTTCACTTGAGTGACACTGAACATTAAACTGCACTTTTCTCTCTTGTCCAAGTGTGTTGTTGTGGTTTTGTGTTTTGTGATTTCTGAACCAacgtttatttaatttaaaattgtaaTCGTGTGTTTCAGAAATCTTGATCTGGATTTTCGtttaaatatgatataattaacaaaaataaaatatttgaagtatTCTTTACCTATAACCATTCCTTGGCTTTAGAGTTGTTACAGTTGTAGCCAGGTAATAAGTATATATAATCTTCAAATTAAATATGTGTTGGTTTAAATAaagttgcttttttttttatcaaaaatttaaataaagttgctaaaatagtttttttgggGGATAAAATTGTAGATAAGATTTGTGCACACTGCACAGCATTTACAAAATACAAACGCAGCAGAGGGAAAATAGTTGATTAATGATTAGTGACTACTTCTCATGCCAGTGTGATTCTTGCTGGacatttttcagattttgggaGAAATGCATTTAAGTATTTTCATTTGTTTCTGTCAACACTAATAAAccgattttaaattaattaaaagctGTACAAATCACACATGCCTGCGCGcacatacaatatatatatatatatattttgtaacaaacgattattttattattcaaatttgaagtgGTCTAGGTAATGAAAccgaaataaaataactaatgtAACAAAGAGTCCTATAAAAAAACCTCGCAGACTTAGCTAAAGGAtctgaaattttattttgtatttttgggATATGAAATATCTTGAAGTCTAGAAAACATATCTGCATCGTCTTAATAGCCTCCAATTCTGTTGCAAAACTTGGCTAAGCGtgaagctttttttttaatcatggtGATCAAATCCTTACAGTTTTTCCAAAGTGCTGACATGACGAATATTAGCATATTTCCTATTGCCCATCACAATGTTATTAATTCCAAATGTAAAGCAGTTTCTCGCTTATTTAAGTTTCGCGTTCTAATGAGTTGAATCTTTCCAAGGCTATCCTTCCAGGACCCAGACACAATCATTGAACTGTGATGTGATAGTCCATAATCCATCTACCATACATATATTATTCATGCTTATGTCATGGACTTCCTCGCTACTATGCTCCGGGAATGAACATCTCATTTGCGTTAAACCAGGTTTGACATTCAATTTTTGCATATCGGACTAACTACAATAGATCTCTGTCAATCCCTCTAAAAATTAATCATTCCGAACTTttcaaatataccatatatattcTGCAACAAAATTCTAATTAAAAATTCACatagttttctataaatacaaaGGGGACACCGAACGAAAAGccaaaaaaagattgaaaatatcatatacaatcaattttctttttgtaaagtTATATCCCCTGACATTAACAATGTCccaaacaacaacaaccacGACCCTTCTCCTCCTATCTACATTGCTAATTGCAGCGATAGTAGTTAATGGGCAAGGAGCGAAGGCCCCTCCTCCAAACGCAGGTATGGTTTGTGACGCTAACTTAGGTCTATGTGCAGCGGCACTTAAAGTAGGAGCAAAATCATCAGAAGAATGCTGCACAAGCCTAGAGAAGGCAGTGAAGACGCAGTTGAAGTGCCTCTGCGCCATCCTCACAAACCCGCAGGTATTGGCCGGCTTCAATCTCACCGTGGAAAATGCTCTTCTCATTCCTAAGAGTTGTGGCATCGATGCTGGACCTTCTATGTGTTCTGGtaacttattttatatatttttggaaattttagaTACAGTAATTACAAATATATGgattatttgatatttatcCTCTTTTTTTCGTATAGCCGCTAAAGCTCCGTTGCCGCATGGGGTTCCACCGGTGCCAGGTGAAAACAATTGCTTTTTTCCTCTTGGGCTACAACAAAATCGTTAATGAGAAATAAAGTACAGAACTTTAGGAGAATGTTAGCCAAAgttttgatcaaataaaattGGATTAGATCGAGACTTATTTTTTTGAACATCCGAAACTTTTCTTTATCAGTTTATTGTTAGTAAAATGAGATTTAAACTTGTAGGACCGCCTAAAGGTGAGAAGGATGCTGCAAGCAATCTCGCGGGAACTGGATTGGTCGGGATCACCTTAATAACGATCTCTATGATGTTTTATtgataatgatattttttatctGATTATTTTATATCCATGTAAGAAGTTGTTTGGTTCTACAATGAAACTTCTACTTGATGCCCCTTGTATGTAatcttcttatatttttttctcaatcgGATTTTGAAATTGTGTGCCGGGATTCGATATTGTCGCTGTTGTCAAACCTTTGATGTATTTTGTTTCcaattcataattttaaaaatatatttactagcCTACATTTTCATTTTACTGTTAACCTTGATcgaataaattaaatagaaaaaccCAATAAATCAAGACCCAATATACAtagaatctatattattatttataaagtgAATTTGCTGGTGATTTAGCtgataatttataattattttgtgaataattaaattttttaacaaaaatatcatagttaatatcattatattatatttggtttagtaatattaaaccgactctattttaatatatgtatatatcacaCAAGATAGAATAAATCATCTATCTTttaagatacattttttatgaCAATCACAACCACTTATTGTGATAATTTCTAAACAAGTTGGCAaagaattcaaaaatatttatattattatttgcgaAATATTTTTtcgctctcacgttaaaagttggAGTGTTTAAAGTCTTTATTATCcttaataaataattagattagatttattaatatataattacccATAAATTCAAACAGAATTTCATTAATTTGATAATCATCATTTAAGAAGATTTTATATAatgttatccaaaaatatttacatcataatatttttaaaataaatatacatccatgtatatagttttatgtatatatgaatGTTTTCAAGtctattttatgtaataaaagatattttactaaaattaaaaactttattgtatataaaattaatatttaattaattattaaatatttcaaaagcataaaaaatatttattgtaatGATTTTTGAACTGACAATATATCTATTTACAAATTTCcgtaaaaattattaaatccATAAGTATGGGCAAAACACTTAGtctttattataaaatacaacttACCGAAATAAATTTATTGGTTGCCGGTTCACTAAAATTTATAGCATTGTAATGTATTTGAACACCTTGgttatatcaattaattttttgaatgaaaaaacTTCTAAACAATGGAAATAAatctattattaaattttacatccaaagaaacttttctttttaaacaaatttaattgcttttaaaaagttaatagGAGAGAATATTTACTGGAAGActgttatttttcattttttttaaatctaaaagaaaaatataatcaaaatcCTAAAACTCTCAATGATCTGTACCGTTCGTTTTCTCACGCGCTCGATCATTCATTAAAAGTGAATCAGTAAAGAACTTTTCCAGTTTTTTACAATAGCCGGCAGTGAAGACCACGCGCCGCTTTACAGTGCGATTAGTTTCTTAGGCTTTTTCCCTCCGCCGGACTGGACTCGGACCACCGCAACAAGCATGCACCTTCCTGATCAAGTACGGTTACATCCACACACACTCTTTACATAATCTCCCCTTTGAACGCAATCGGTAGATTATTTTGTAGTGAAACTGAATTGAACTCGTGGGACGCAAATCTTCTCTGAGTTCGAGGAGTTCTACTTTTAAGGGGATGCAAGATGTTTAGATTCTTATCAAATTATTCATACATTCTTTGCTGTTTATGGTAGAATCATCAATTAGagcttttttcatttattattattactttttatgTGTAATTTTGGGTACATTTTGCTGGCTTTCATGTGATATTGCTGTGGATCTTTCTCTAAATGGTATATAATTTGACAACTTTGGAATGTATCTTTTGGAATATGTATCACTTTTTCATAAGTTTTGGGAATCTTGCAGGGTAATTTTCGGAGAGGAGAAGGAGGTGGAGGTTCCTCTGGTCATGAAAGGAATGAACATATGGTGTTTCCAAAGCCAGAGACTATAGATTTCGACTTGCCCTGTGACACTTCTTATCCTCAGCAGTTTGGTGTATGTTGACACAAACAACTTAGAGTTTATATGCCATCTTGAATCCTTAAAGCATCCCTTGTAGCGGTTCAGGAAGGTTCTTATTGTTTCCATACTTGATGTGCAGGACAATGCTGCTAGCTCTTCTGGAAGTAATGTGAAGTCCTTGCTGATTGAGATGGGTTTTTGCCCTACTCTTGTTCAGAAAGCTATTGATGAAAATGGTACTAAGAAAAATCCtacaactaattttttttttttgatcttaTGAAGGCTAATAGTTAATACTACTGACGTTTCCTTTCTAACATCCAGGTGAAGATGATCTTGAGTTGTTATTAGAGATTCTCACTAAGAGTTCTGTAACCGAACATCCTGAACCCAGCTTTCATGGGCTTATGGAACCCAAACCGGTAAATTGTGTAACGTGTGATGTCATGTCTTGTATTTAATTCAGATTTATTTCTTAATAGTCTCTCTTTTCTTTGATAGGAGCCTGATACTGAATATGAAGTCGATGGTAAAAGGATGGCGTTACTAGGAATGAAGTTCCCGGAAAATCTAGTTGATTTTGCACTAGACAGACTTGGTATTATATCCACAATGACTTTCGCTTTCcattcaattcttttttttttttattacaccTTGTGTACATTGCAGAATGGTACAAGTTTCTTACTATTGCAAGAA is drawn from Brassica rapa cultivar Chiifu-401-42 chromosome A05, CAAS_Brap_v3.01, whole genome shotgun sequence and contains these coding sequences:
- the LOC103869695 gene encoding non-specific lipid transfer protein-like 1 yields the protein MSQTTTTTTLLLLSTLLIAAIVVNGQGAKAPPPNAGMVCDANLGLCAAALKVGAKSSEECCTSLEKAVKTQLKCLCAILTNPQVLAGFNLTVENALLIPKSCGIDAGPSMCSAAKAPLPHGVPPVPGPPKGEKDAASNLAGTGLVGITLITISMMFY